A region of Thermobifida halotolerans DNA encodes the following proteins:
- a CDS encoding NADP-dependent oxidoreductase, with translation MRAVVYDSYGGPELLRTADVPEPKVGPDSVLVRVRAAAVNPVDWKIREGYMDELVDVFFPVIPGWDVAGVVERPGVAVPEFSVGDEVIGYVREDVVRRGTFAQQVAAPVRTLARKPANLSWTQAAGLPLAGLTAYQSLVRVLRVGEGDTVLVHAASGGVGSLATQVAVAHGARVIGTASPPNHDYLRSLGAEPVAYGDGLAERVRGIAPGGVSVILDLVGGEALAVTPEVSAPGVRLVSVVDPGVTEYGGRYLFVRPDPEDLAALVGLVEEGKVTVEVAEVFPLEQAADAYRLAEQGHTRGKIVVEAE, from the coding sequence ATGAGGGCCGTCGTCTACGACTCCTACGGGGGACCCGAACTGCTGAGGACCGCCGACGTCCCCGAGCCCAAGGTGGGACCCGACTCGGTGCTGGTCCGGGTCAGGGCCGCCGCGGTCAACCCGGTGGACTGGAAGATCCGGGAGGGGTACATGGACGAGCTCGTGGACGTCTTCTTCCCGGTGATCCCCGGGTGGGACGTCGCGGGGGTCGTGGAGCGGCCAGGGGTCGCGGTTCCGGAGTTCTCCGTGGGCGACGAGGTCATCGGCTACGTCCGCGAGGACGTGGTGCGGCGCGGCACGTTCGCCCAGCAGGTGGCCGCGCCGGTGCGCACGCTCGCCCGCAAGCCCGCCAACCTGTCGTGGACGCAGGCCGCGGGACTGCCGCTGGCGGGGCTCACCGCCTACCAGTCGCTGGTGCGTGTCCTGCGGGTGGGCGAGGGCGACACGGTGCTGGTCCACGCCGCCTCCGGAGGAGTGGGATCGCTGGCGACGCAGGTCGCGGTGGCGCACGGCGCCCGCGTCATCGGCACCGCCTCACCGCCCAACCACGACTACCTGCGCTCTTTGGGAGCCGAACCCGTGGCCTACGGGGACGGGCTGGCCGAGCGGGTGCGCGGGATCGCCCCCGGCGGGGTGAGCGTGATCCTCGACCTGGTGGGCGGCGAGGCGCTCGCGGTGACGCCCGAGGTGTCCGCTCCCGGCGTGCGACTGGTGTCCGTCGTGGACCCCGGGGTCACCGAGTACGGCGGCCGGTACCTCTTCGTCCGCCCCGACCCGGAGGACCTGGCCGCGCTGGTGGGACTGGTCGAGGAGGGAAAGGTCACCGTCGAGGTCGCCGAGGTGTTCCCGCTGGAGCAGGCCGCCGACGCCTACCGGCTCGCCGAGCAGGGCCACACCCGGGGCAAGATCGTGGTCGAGGCGGAGTGA
- the sigJ gene encoding RNA polymerase sigma factor SigJ: MRGSGGVRESRDEARGSATRGRLDAEWESHRPVVFGVAYRLLGEVGAAEDAVQDVWLRAARADLSGVRDLRAWLVRVTGRRCLDLLGSARRRYEVYPGPWLPEPLPTGADAAQPVLVEESVTTAALIVMAELKPDERVAFVLHDVFDVPHAEIAEMLRVSPAACRQLASRARRRVRAATAPPEPSRGERERVLAAFRAAYRDGDLDALVRLLHPDVVYTTDGGGQVFAARIPIVGATRVGGTMLRVARRRGPALLLPFEVNGEIGALCYWRGELASVDTFGWEGDRIAAIRRVLNPHKLSHLGWLRRLPGDPG, encoded by the coding sequence GTGCGCGGCAGCGGAGGTGTGCGGGAGTCCCGGGACGAGGCGAGGGGTTCCGCGACGCGCGGCAGGCTCGACGCCGAGTGGGAGTCGCACCGGCCCGTGGTGTTCGGGGTGGCCTACCGGCTGCTGGGTGAGGTGGGCGCGGCCGAGGACGCGGTACAGGACGTGTGGCTGCGCGCGGCCCGGGCCGACCTGTCCGGGGTGCGCGACCTGCGGGCGTGGCTGGTCAGGGTCACCGGGCGGCGCTGCCTGGACCTGCTGGGCTCCGCGCGCCGCAGGTACGAGGTCTATCCGGGGCCGTGGCTGCCCGAGCCGCTGCCCACCGGCGCCGACGCCGCACAGCCGGTGCTGGTGGAGGAGTCGGTCACCACCGCGGCGCTGATCGTGATGGCCGAGCTGAAGCCCGACGAGCGGGTGGCGTTCGTGCTGCACGACGTCTTCGACGTGCCGCACGCCGAGATCGCGGAGATGCTGCGGGTCTCCCCCGCCGCCTGCCGCCAGCTCGCCTCGCGGGCGCGGCGCAGGGTCCGTGCCGCCACCGCCCCGCCCGAACCCTCGCGCGGCGAGCGCGAACGGGTGCTGGCCGCGTTCCGCGCCGCCTACCGCGACGGCGACCTCGACGCCCTGGTGCGGCTGCTCCACCCGGACGTCGTCTACACCACCGACGGCGGAGGCCAGGTGTTCGCGGCCCGGATTCCCATCGTGGGCGCGACGCGGGTGGGCGGGACCATGCTGCGGGTGGCCCGCAGGCGCGGTCCGGCACTGCTGCTTCCGTTCGAGGTCAACGGGGAGATCGGCGCGCTGTGCTACTGGCGGGGCGAACTCGCCTCGGTGGACACCTTCGGCTGGGAGGGCGACCGCATCGCCGCGATCCGCCGGGTGCTCAACCCGCACAAGCTGTCACACCTGGGGTGGCTGCGTCGTCTTCCTGGCGACCCGGGATGA
- a CDS encoding 3'-5' exonuclease: protein MPRLAIDATCLPQYDKLDRPTRERLAAITRKFRELPLPALLAHPDLRIRALPEGQDPRVRTFRISDSWTGVMLAPESGETFLLVHLLPRENAEKWAADQRHDVNTVMGTLERRDASALEERTGRADPLPAPEPEPEPASVPAPAADPSLFSDVGDEALRQLGVDDEIVRFSRTLTTRAELADWGPAIPQDQFEVLLHLAEGTPVDQVMREVVQPRRAVSGGPVAPDDYDTAIRNTRHRVMLVDDDDDIEEVLSRGFDAWRVFLHPTQRALAYRPVFNGPALVYGGPGTGKTVVALHRVKHLAENLPLGGRVLLTSFTNALVESVRRDLALLLDEELRADVDVITADKLALTVVREEWPDVGLRRDSDARGMFANVVRKHGLPWSADFVFHEYRHVVMAQGITTVDGYLDPDARRGRSTPLTVEQRREIWNAISVARAWMRRTKQLPTLELHAAATRILDGRSDRPYTNIVVDEAQDLHPAQWRTLRAAVAPGPNDMFIAGDNRQRIYDNTVSFRQLGINVVGRSHPLRVNYRTTTEILTWAEQIMRGQRTAEPGAGTPEPPGSTRSLLRGNPPVLYGAPDAAAELAALAEQVRSWLSGGIAPGDICVTARTRRGVTEVVSALRAHGLPASRFNPQQHTVDDSADTVRVTTMHGVKGLEFRAVAVSGVTATALPLMEGVTSPDLDENQHRSDLAAQRSLLYVACTRAREALYVSWHGEPSPFLPPD, encoded by the coding sequence ATGCCGCGGCTTGCCATCGACGCGACGTGCCTTCCGCAGTACGACAAGCTGGACCGGCCCACCCGGGAGCGGTTGGCCGCGATCACCCGCAAGTTCCGGGAGCTGCCGCTGCCCGCGCTGCTGGCCCACCCCGACCTGCGCATCCGGGCGCTTCCCGAGGGCCAGGACCCGCGCGTCCGCACGTTCCGCATCAGCGACTCCTGGACGGGGGTGATGCTGGCGCCCGAGTCCGGCGAGACGTTCCTGCTGGTGCACCTGCTGCCGCGGGAGAACGCCGAGAAGTGGGCGGCCGACCAGCGCCACGACGTCAACACGGTGATGGGCACCCTGGAGCGGCGCGACGCCAGCGCTCTGGAGGAGCGCACCGGCCGCGCCGACCCGCTTCCCGCCCCCGAACCCGAACCCGAACCCGCGTCCGTCCCCGCTCCGGCCGCCGACCCCTCCCTGTTCTCCGACGTCGGCGACGAGGCGCTGCGCCAACTCGGCGTGGACGACGAGATCGTCCGGTTCAGCCGCACCCTGACCACCCGCGCCGAACTCGCCGACTGGGGACCGGCCATCCCGCAGGACCAGTTCGAGGTGCTGCTCCACCTGGCCGAGGGCACGCCCGTGGACCAGGTGATGCGCGAGGTCGTGCAGCCGCGCCGCGCGGTGTCGGGCGGCCCGGTCGCTCCCGACGACTACGACACCGCCATCCGCAACACCCGGCACCGGGTCATGCTGGTCGACGACGACGATGACATCGAGGAGGTGCTCAGCCGCGGGTTCGACGCCTGGCGGGTGTTCCTGCACCCCACCCAGCGCGCACTGGCCTACCGGCCGGTGTTCAACGGTCCGGCGCTGGTGTACGGCGGCCCGGGCACCGGCAAGACCGTGGTGGCGCTGCACCGGGTCAAGCACCTGGCGGAGAACCTGCCGCTAGGGGGCCGGGTGCTGCTGACCAGTTTCACCAACGCCCTGGTGGAGTCGGTCCGACGGGACCTGGCGCTGCTGCTCGACGAGGAGCTGCGCGCCGACGTGGACGTGATCACCGCCGACAAGCTCGCGTTGACCGTGGTGCGCGAGGAGTGGCCCGACGTGGGGCTGCGCCGCGACTCCGACGCGCGCGGCATGTTCGCCAACGTCGTCCGCAAGCACGGACTGCCCTGGTCCGCCGACTTCGTGTTCCACGAGTACCGGCACGTGGTGATGGCGCAGGGCATCACCACCGTCGACGGCTACCTCGACCCCGACGCGCGGCGCGGCCGCTCCACGCCGCTCACCGTGGAGCAGCGGCGCGAGATCTGGAACGCCATCTCCGTGGCGCGCGCCTGGATGCGGCGCACCAAGCAGTTGCCGACGCTGGAGTTGCACGCGGCGGCCACCCGCATCCTCGACGGCCGGTCGGACAGGCCGTACACCAACATCGTCGTCGACGAGGCCCAGGACCTGCATCCGGCACAGTGGCGGACGCTGCGCGCGGCGGTGGCGCCCGGCCCCAACGACATGTTCATCGCGGGCGACAACCGGCAGCGCATCTACGACAACACCGTCTCCTTCAGGCAGTTGGGCATCAACGTCGTGGGCCGGTCGCATCCGCTGCGGGTGAACTACCGCACCACCACCGAGATCCTGACCTGGGCCGAGCAGATCATGCGCGGCCAGCGGACCGCCGAACCGGGCGCGGGCACCCCGGAGCCGCCCGGCTCCACCCGGTCCCTGCTGCGCGGCAACCCGCCGGTGCTGTACGGGGCGCCCGACGCCGCCGCCGAACTGGCGGCCCTGGCCGAGCAGGTCCGTTCCTGGCTGTCCGGCGGGATCGCGCCGGGCGACATCTGCGTGACGGCGCGCACCCGCCGGGGCGTCACCGAGGTCGTCAGCGCGCTGCGCGCCCACGGACTGCCCGCCTCCCGCTTCAACCCGCAGCAGCACACCGTGGACGACTCGGCGGACACGGTCCGGGTCACCACCATGCACGGGGTCAAGGGGTTGGAGTTCCGCGCCGTCGCCGTGTCCGGGGTGACCGCCACCGCCCTGCCGCTGATGGAGGGCGTCACCAGTCCCGATCTGGACGAGAACCAGCACCGTTCGGACCTGGCCGCGCAGCGCAGTCTGCTGTACGTGGCGTGCACCCGGGCGAGGGAGGCGCTGTACGTGAGCTGGCACGGCGAGCCCAGTCCGTTCCTGCCGCCGGACTGA
- a CDS encoding carboxymuconolactone decarboxylase family protein, translating to MTATRMKLAQTAPGPSAAFAAVDRSLREGPLDPVLRELVKIRASQLNGCVYCLDMHAAEARSNGEREDRLLQLVVWPESELFTDAERAALAYTDQATRLVDGVDDPTWDALAEHFTTEEIGALVAQVALINAYNRIGVPTRRRPGD from the coding sequence GTGACCGCCACTCGGATGAAACTCGCCCAGACCGCCCCCGGCCCCTCCGCCGCCTTCGCCGCGGTGGACCGCTCGCTGCGCGAGGGCCCGCTCGACCCGGTGCTGCGGGAACTGGTGAAGATCCGCGCCTCCCAGCTCAACGGCTGCGTGTACTGCCTGGACATGCACGCGGCCGAGGCGCGCAGCAACGGGGAGCGTGAGGACCGGCTGCTGCAGTTGGTGGTCTGGCCGGAGTCGGAGCTGTTCACCGACGCCGAACGGGCGGCGCTGGCCTACACCGACCAGGCCACCCGTCTGGTCGACGGTGTGGACGACCCCACGTGGGATGCGCTGGCCGAGCACTTCACCACCGAGGAGATCGGCGCGCTGGTCGCGCAGGTGGCGCTGATCAACGCCTACAACCGGATCGGGGTGCCCACGCGCCGACGCCCCGGGGACTGA
- a CDS encoding SanA/YdcF family protein, with protein MTTSTSDGKQGGSGRRGRTGRRWRRAGLAAGLLAVAAFAPVGWLYAATAEHRHPLARIPERPVALVLGAGVTPEGEPTRLLERRLELAVELYRSGRVEALLVSGDNSREHYNETDTMYGYLVAAGVPEVKIARDYAGFSTWESCVRAREVFGVEAATVVTQTFHLPRAVALCRTAGLDAVGVGDPAWDDRAPAMLYGHVREVPAAVKALFDMLLRPEPTFLGPYETGVDEALAAERPE; from the coding sequence GTGACGACTTCGACTTCGGACGGGAAACAGGGCGGATCCGGCCGCCGGGGACGGACCGGGCGGCGGTGGCGGCGGGCGGGGCTCGCCGCGGGGCTGCTGGCGGTGGCGGCGTTCGCCCCGGTCGGCTGGCTGTACGCGGCGACGGCGGAGCACCGGCACCCGTTGGCGCGGATCCCCGAGCGGCCGGTCGCGCTGGTGCTGGGGGCCGGGGTCACCCCCGAGGGGGAGCCCACCCGGCTGCTGGAGCGCCGCCTGGAGTTGGCCGTCGAGCTGTACCGCTCGGGGCGGGTCGAGGCGCTGCTGGTCAGCGGGGACAACAGCCGGGAGCACTACAACGAGACCGACACGATGTACGGCTACCTCGTCGCCGCGGGGGTGCCCGAGGTGAAGATCGCGCGCGACTACGCGGGGTTCAGCACATGGGAGTCGTGTGTACGGGCCCGCGAGGTCTTCGGGGTGGAGGCGGCCACCGTCGTCACCCAGACCTTCCACCTGCCCCGGGCGGTGGCGCTGTGCCGGACGGCCGGGCTGGACGCGGTCGGCGTCGGCGACCCGGCGTGGGACGACCGCGCTCCGGCCATGCTGTACGGGCACGTGCGCGAGGTGCCCGCCGCGGTCAAGGCGCTCTTCGACATGCTGCTGCGTCCGGAGCCGACCTTCCTCGGCCCCTACGAGACGGGCGTGGACGAGGCGCTGGCGGCCGAGCGTCCCGAGTGA
- a CDS encoding catalase: MTDVSSQGSRPGDDRRLLTDRQGHPVYDNQNQRTVGARGPATLENYHFLEKISHFDRERIPERVVHARGTTSFGYFESYGMWGDEPIDRYTRAKLFQGRGKRTDVAVRFSTVIGGRDSSETARDPRGFAVKFYTEDGNWDLVGNDLAVFFIRDAVKFPDVIHALKPDPVTFRQDPNRIFDFMSQTPESMHMLVNLFSPRGIPADYRHMQGFGVNTYKWVNAEGRTHLVKYTWMPRQGVRSMTEEDAANIQATDLGHATRDLREAIDREEYPEWELLVQMMSDDEHPELDFDPLDDTKTWPEQDFPPKPVGRMVLNRNVSNQFLENEQIAFGTGVLVDGLDFSDDKMLVGRTFSYSDTQRYRVGPNYLQLPVNQAKNAAVRTNQQGGMMAYAVDDTGDNPHVNYEPSITGGLREAQYPTPDEQGPVITGRVTRKRIPRTNDYKQAGQRFRLMEDWERDDLVKNFVANLSQCDRAIQERMVWHCLLAEDELGLRVGEGLGITPQDVAHLEPLQSQTLTDEDRARLANLGNNGPRDVSGLTMTHCVPDERYVVKH, translated from the coding sequence ATGACGGACGTATCCAGTCAGGGTTCCCGACCCGGTGACGACCGTCGCCTGCTGACCGACCGGCAGGGACATCCTGTCTACGACAACCAGAACCAGCGCACGGTCGGCGCCCGCGGCCCCGCGACCCTGGAGAACTACCACTTCCTGGAGAAGATCAGCCACTTCGACCGGGAACGGATTCCCGAACGTGTGGTGCACGCCAGGGGCACGACCTCCTTCGGCTACTTCGAGTCCTACGGCATGTGGGGGGACGAGCCCATCGACCGCTACACCCGCGCCAAGCTCTTCCAGGGCAGAGGCAAGCGCACCGACGTGGCGGTCCGCTTCTCCACCGTGATCGGGGGACGGGACTCCTCGGAGACGGCGCGCGACCCGCGGGGCTTCGCCGTCAAGTTCTACACCGAGGACGGCAACTGGGACCTCGTCGGCAACGACCTGGCGGTGTTCTTCATCCGCGACGCCGTCAAGTTCCCCGACGTCATCCACGCGCTCAAACCCGACCCGGTGACCTTCCGCCAGGACCCCAACCGGATCTTCGACTTCATGTCGCAGACACCGGAGTCCATGCACATGCTGGTGAACCTGTTCAGCCCGCGCGGCATCCCCGCCGACTACCGGCACATGCAGGGGTTCGGCGTGAACACCTACAAGTGGGTGAACGCCGAGGGCCGGACACACCTGGTCAAGTACACCTGGATGCCCAGACAGGGCGTGCGCAGCATGACGGAGGAGGACGCGGCCAACATCCAGGCCACCGACCTGGGACACGCCACCCGCGACCTGCGCGAGGCCATCGACCGCGAGGAGTACCCGGAATGGGAGCTCCTGGTGCAGATGATGAGCGACGACGAGCACCCGGAGTTGGACTTCGACCCGCTCGACGACACCAAGACCTGGCCCGAGCAGGACTTCCCGCCCAAACCGGTCGGCCGCATGGTGCTCAACCGCAACGTCTCCAACCAGTTCCTGGAGAACGAGCAGATCGCCTTCGGCACCGGGGTGCTCGTCGACGGGCTGGACTTCTCCGACGACAAGATGCTCGTGGGGCGCACCTTCTCCTACAGCGACACCCAGCGCTACCGGGTGGGGCCCAACTACCTGCAACTCCCGGTGAACCAGGCCAAGAACGCCGCGGTGCGTACCAACCAGCAGGGCGGCATGATGGCCTACGCGGTGGACGACACCGGCGACAACCCGCACGTCAACTACGAGCCGTCGATCACCGGTGGGCTGCGCGAGGCGCAGTACCCCACCCCCGACGAGCAGGGACCGGTGATCACGGGAAGGGTGACCCGCAAGCGGATTCCGCGCACCAACGACTACAAGCAGGCGGGGCAGCGCTTCCGGCTCATGGAGGACTGGGAGCGCGACGACCTGGTCAAGAACTTCGTCGCCAACCTCTCCCAGTGCGACCGCGCCATCCAGGAGCGCATGGTGTGGCACTGCCTGCTCGCCGAGGACGAACTGGGACTGCGCGTGGGCGAGGGGCTGGGCATCACCCCGCAGGACGTGGCACACCTGGAGCCGCTGCAGAGCCAGACCCTCACCGACGAGGACCGCGCCCGCCTGGCCAACCTCGGCAACAACGGCCCCCGGGACGTCTCGGGACTGACCATGACCCACTGCGTCCCCGACGAGCGGTACGTGGTGAAGCACTGA
- a CDS encoding UvrD-helicase domain-containing protein, with translation MPQLAIAPTFLNDFSRLDTGVQHTVLTAMRSYLAGDGDHLEAVSDASDPRVRVLQINPEWSGIVAPSHEGAYCLVGVRRHDEAVSYARVYRAGTGPELDLVEMPEPPAPAEALPPVSGPAELAGALALPFSEWRITPHPDHRGLATASFAGSAQVTGGPGTGKTVLALHRAAYLAELDAAHFGPAARPSVLLTTGSRLLTQTLGAQLDRLVSDPDVRARIEVVTVDSLARGIVHERTGTPPETLGDETLAERWRSAARADGLPFSGRFLVDEWQQVVLAQDLASLPDYVRCERSGRMLHLAPEFRPHVWEAIRRYTAAMRAAGEWSYPQVAQEAARLLHASGPRYRHIVVDEAQDLHPAHWRLLRAAVPEGPDDLFIVGDPAQRLVDTRVSLASLGINVRGRGHRLRTGYRVSQEILDWALPILGRPAAVGPDGYSSVLHGPQPVVRGCVSRAEEWAALSEWLQAQLEVGARPSSIVVAGRNQWVVRNVAKELHVSGIATAPLDASTDVDAVRLGTLHGLKGQEFRHVALVGLSEPLLPPKAAISGAEGDPVALEQVYQEERNLLFTACTRARDALYVSYVGAPSQLLPESVHLAR, from the coding sequence GTGCCGCAACTCGCGATCGCTCCGACCTTCCTCAACGACTTCTCCCGTCTGGACACCGGAGTCCAGCACACGGTCCTGACCGCGATGCGGTCCTACCTCGCCGGTGACGGCGACCACCTGGAGGCCGTCTCGGACGCGTCCGACCCGCGGGTCCGGGTCCTGCAGATCAACCCGGAGTGGTCCGGCATCGTCGCCCCCTCGCACGAGGGCGCCTACTGCCTGGTCGGGGTCCGACGGCACGACGAGGCCGTCTCCTACGCCCGTGTCTACCGGGCGGGAACCGGACCCGAACTCGACCTCGTGGAGATGCCCGAGCCGCCCGCCCCGGCCGAGGCGCTGCCTCCGGTGAGCGGCCCCGCGGAACTGGCGGGCGCCCTCGCGCTCCCCTTCTCCGAGTGGCGCATCACCCCGCACCCCGACCACCGGGGACTGGCCACCGCGAGCTTCGCGGGGTCGGCCCAGGTCACCGGAGGCCCGGGAACCGGCAAGACCGTGCTCGCGCTGCACCGCGCCGCCTACCTGGCCGAACTGGACGCCGCCCACTTCGGTCCCGCGGCCCGCCCCAGCGTGCTGCTCACCACCGGCAGCCGGCTGCTCACCCAGACCCTCGGCGCCCAGCTCGACCGGCTGGTCTCCGATCCCGACGTGCGCGCCCGCATCGAGGTCGTCACCGTCGACAGCCTGGCACGCGGCATCGTGCACGAACGCACCGGAACGCCGCCGGAGACCCTCGGCGACGAGACGCTCGCCGAACGGTGGCGCTCGGCCGCCCGCGCCGACGGCCTGCCGTTCTCGGGGCGCTTCCTCGTCGACGAGTGGCAGCAGGTGGTCCTGGCCCAGGACCTCGCCTCCCTGCCCGACTACGTCCGGTGCGAGCGCAGCGGCCGGATGCTGCACCTGGCCCCCGAGTTCCGCCCCCACGTGTGGGAGGCGATCCGGCGCTACACCGCCGCCATGCGCGCCGCGGGCGAGTGGTCCTATCCGCAGGTGGCGCAGGAGGCGGCGCGGCTGCTGCACGCCTCCGGGCCGCGCTACCGGCACATCGTCGTCGACGAGGCCCAGGACCTGCACCCCGCGCACTGGCGGCTGCTGCGCGCCGCCGTGCCCGAGGGTCCCGACGACCTGTTCATCGTGGGCGACCCCGCGCAGCGGCTCGTCGACACGCGGGTCTCGCTGGCGTCGCTGGGCATCAACGTCCGCGGCCGCGGCCACCGGCTGCGCACCGGCTACCGGGTCAGCCAGGAGATCCTCGACTGGGCGCTGCCGATTCTCGGCCGACCGGCGGCGGTCGGCCCGGACGGCTACTCCTCGGTGCTGCACGGCCCCCAGCCGGTGGTGCGCGGCTGCGTCAGCCGCGCCGAGGAGTGGGCCGCGTTGAGTGAGTGGCTCCAGGCGCAACTGGAGGTGGGCGCGCGGCCCTCGTCGATCGTGGTGGCCGGGCGCAACCAGTGGGTGGTGCGCAACGTCGCCAAGGAGCTGCACGTCAGTGGCATCGCGACCGCGCCGTTGGACGCCTCCACGGACGTGGACGCGGTGCGGTTGGGCACCCTGCACGGCCTGAAGGGCCAGGAGTTCCGCCACGTGGCCCTGGTGGGCCTGAGCGAGCCGCTGCTGCCGCCCAAGGCCGCGATCAGCGGCGCCGAGGGCGACCCGGTGGCGCTGGAGCAGGTCTACCAGGAGGAGCGCAACCTGCTCTTCACCGCCTGCACCCGCGCCCGCGACGCCCTGTACGTCTCCTACGTGGGCGCGCCCAGCCAACTGCTGCCCGAGTCGGTGCACCTGGCCCGCTGA